The DNA region GATATCAGGGCGCTTGATTGCAACATCAAGACCCAGCGGCATATGCGCGCGGTAGGATGACTGACCTTCAAAGACGCGGCGCGGTTCCAAGGGGTCATCCTTCGCGCTATTCAAAATGAAGGTGATGATCGAAGTTATCTTGGGCGGAATTTTTTTGCCAAGCTGCTGGGCGGCGATGCGTAATTCATCCATCAAGGTTTCAAGCGTCACATTCGCAAGTACCGCAGCGGTTTCTGCTGCTGGCCCTGCCTGCGTGCCGTTATTGGCGATGCCATGCAACAACGCTTCCGGCACGAATGGCGCAAGGCTGTCATGCAAAATTTGCCATTCGGCAAGCTCGGCGGTGATGGTCGCATCCTCCACCGCCATGTGGTAAGTCACGTTCTTATCCTTGATGCCAAAGGCGGCGAGACGTTGACGCAGCACTTTGCGCAGCGCGGATTTTGGATCGTTTAGCGCAGCGACGACCTTTTCATGATCGACCATTTTCTGTTCGGCGTTTTCAACCCTATCGCCGGTATCTTCATCGGCGACCACAAACCCATCCATCACATCAGTAAGGGCGATGAAATGCAGCGGTACATTCCAATAACGCGCAATCGCTTCATAGGTGACGGGTTTGAATGGCGTGGTGGTTTTGACAATGATGACGTGTTTGATAGGCACGGGTTCGTGCGCACGCTCAGCCAAGGCAGCGTTGGAGCTTTTCATAATACGTTCAGGCAATTAGTTAGTGTTAGCAAGCACATATCTATCATTCCAATATGGGAACGAAAAGCAAAAAATCTCCGCGTCGCGCATCTTTTCCATAGGGGTTTTATTAACCTCTACGGATTTCGTGTAACCCTTGGCTGCGCTGCGCGGTGTTCCGGCGATATCCGGTTTTCAATCGCTACAAAGGTTTCGGCAACCGCCAAAAACTGCGATGCTTTTGAAATATCAAACACGTCGTTTTCGCTGCGCAAATTGGTTTCCGCATCAACCCATGTGGTGTGGCCGGGCGCAATTTTTTGAATACGTTTTATTTCTTCGGCTAAATTATGCGGACCCAAGCCACCGGCATACCCCGTAAAGCGTCCTTCCACCGGCGGAAGATATTCACGCGCAACCTTGCCAGCACCAGCCGAGACATCGTGGAATACCGATACATTTTCAACATCCGTGAACAAGGCCAGTAATGCCTTCTGGTCTTGCCCGTACTGAATAACAAATTCGGTGTTGGGATATTTTTTTATCTGTTCAACCAAATCGCTTGGGTTGATGTGATCACCCGCATGTTCAAAGCGCAGATTAAGTTGCACACGCTTGAATTGGGTTGCCAGTTTGACGGTATCGGCATCGCCCGCTGCAAAATCAGCCAGCGCCGAACCACATAAATGAATGGCCGCATGCTGGCCCTTATAATCTTTGACAAAGCGGTTGATCCATTCGCGCGTTGGATAGCGGGATTCCCCTGCATGTTCGGGATACCATAAAATGCCCACTTCCATGAACGGGAAACGCTTGGCAAGTTTGCTGAGATCGCGGATGCGCACAGCATCATCGACGCCCGATATCGCGCAATATTTGAGCTTGATGTCATCATCATTGGGTTTCAATGTCGGCACACCGGCGTATAAATCGCTTAAGGTCACACCGGGCACAAAACCTGCTTCCTTGGCGGCCTGAACGTAGTTATAAGCGCCGGCATAGTAATTATCATCGGTGACTTTGCCGACCATTTCCTGCCAGGCTCTGGGCGGCACGCGGTCAGGCGGCAAGGATACGCGCACGCCAACGGTGGTGTCTTTGCCAGCGATATTGGCAAACTTCGCGCCGTTCATGGAATAGAGGAAATGGATGTGCTTCAAACCAAAAAGCTGCGCGGTTTCGCCCAGAATTTTATGCAAGCGCACATCTTCGCCGCCCACATAATCATGCGTGTGCTGGAAATAAAATTCGGCCGTGTCCGGCAATTGCTGGGACTCACGCGACGCATAAACGCCTTTTTTAACAACGGCGCCAAGCGCGCGGCCTTCAAAGCGGCGCTGCGCCAAAATGAACACGCCGCCCGCACGCGCCAAACGCACGCCTTCTTCTTTTGCAAAATCCATATAGGCCTTGCAGGTGCAGCGTGACGAGTCATGGATATCGGAATTGTCGCATGCATCATGGATGCGCAGACCAATCACGGTTTCCGGATTGGACAAGCGGCGGATATCACCGATCACCTGAAAATTGATGCCTTCATAGGTTGGCAAATAAACTTCCAAATCCCGGCGGTTGATGAAATCAGGATTATTGGTGCCTTTGAATAATGCTTCGCGCAGCGTGTCTTCGCTCATCTCGAACAACTTGGCAACGCTGGGCAAATGCCATACGGCATTCGTTGAAACCTGCGTGGTTTGCACATAGACATCGCCGTTCTGGTCTTGGCGCACGACAACACCGTCGGGCTGCATGGTTCCGGCTTTTACTTCGCGTTCGATGCCTTCAATATGGGCTTCATCCGGCGTTGCGGAAATCATTGGTTTGATTTGCGCGCCGTCATTCATCAGATCGCCAAAGTATTCATGCGGGCGGAAACCGAATGGATCAAGCGTCGCAAGCTTGGTTGGATCAAAGGTGCCAGCGCCTTCCTTGGCGGCCTGCGCAGCTTCACTTAACGGGCGCGGTAATGGCACAAAGGTGGAGCGCAATAGGGCAGGCGTTGGATCATGCAAATCGGTAATCTCGCCTTTGGCGCGCGCAATCTCGTAAAAAATACCGTAAGGGCCCGGGAAATTTCCAATCACATTGCGCGCATAGCCATTGCCATCGCGGATAATCAGCGGGCCGCGTTCCTGCGCGGTTGATGCACCCCAATGAATTGGAACATGCTTGAGCTCGGTTGCTGGGGTCGTCATAAAGAAGGCCTCGCGCTGGAAAATAAATAAAAAATCTGCCCCCTCTTAGCATTCCGGCGAAGAAACAAAAAGAAAAAATCTCGTTGATTTTCTTAATTTTTTAGCGCCCAGTTACTTCATTGGTAACGCTTAACCAATTCCCCTAAATCGGTTTTAACAGTTTTAAATTAACGTCACGAAATGGCTGGCTTTTTCACCGAAGATGATTTCTTAACAGCGACCGAAGTATCCGCAGAGGTCATGGGGAAGCTGCGCCATTATCATGCGAAATTATTGGAATGGAACCCGAAGATTAATTTGGTTTCAGCAAGCACCCTTGATGAAGCATGGCAGCGCCATTTCATGGATAGCGCTCAGCTTTACCCTGTTTACCGCCATTCAGGTGATCAAAACACAACCCTTGCCGATATGGGCAGCGGCGCCGGCTTTCCCGGTATGGTGCTGGCGATTATGGGAGCACCCAACGTGACCCTGATTGAAAGGGATGTAAGGAAAGCCGCGTTTCTTCGTACCATCGCCGCTGAAACCAAAACCAAGATTAACTTGCTGAACCTCGATATCAAGGACGTGACCCTTAAATTTGATGTGATTACCAGCAGGGCTTTGGCTGATCTTTCCGAGCTGCTGGAAATGTCGGAACATATCCGTAAACCATCCACACATTGCTTGTTTTTAAAGGGGAAAAACCTTGACGCTGAACTCGTAAAAGCGCAAAAAGATTGGACAATGGCGGTGCGCAAAATGGAAAGCGTGACCGACAATGAAGCCTATATAATCAGGCTTACGGAATTGAAACGAATATCGCCTTAGCGCAGATTATGCTGCGTTTTTAGGCAGCATAAAGGGGGCGCGCTTTGGTTGAGACTTTTCCGAACTGTCGCATTATCGCATTAGCAAATCAAAAAGGCGGCGTTGGTAAAACCACAACCGCGGTCAATCTTGCAACGGCCCTTGCTGCGGTTGGCAAAAAAGTACTGGTCGTGGATGCCGACCCCCAAGGCAACGCATCAACCGGTTTTGGCATTATGCGCTCCAAGCGCGGCATGGGTACGTATGAATTGCTCGCTGCCGAAGCGCGGGTGAGTGAAGTTGCACAAGCAACCATCATTCCGAATTTATCTATCGTTACATCCTCCACCGCGCTTGCTGGCGCGGAAATCGAATTGGTTTCTGCTGAACAGCGTGAATACCGATTGCGCAACGGGTTGGAAGAAGCGCGTGATACCTATGATTTTGTACTGATTGATTGCCCGCCGTCACTTAACATGCTCACGCTTAACGCACTCGTTGCAGCCGATGACGTGCTGGTGCCTTTGCAATGCGAGTTTTATGCATTGGAAGGTGTATCGCAATTGGTGCGCACCATTGAACGCGTAAAGCAGGCATTTAATCCTGATCTGGAAATCGAAGGCGTGGTACTGACCATGTATGACAAGCGCAACGGGCTTTCGGCCACGGTTGAACATGATGTGCGCGAATTTTTCGGCGAGAAGGTTTTTGAAACGGTTATTCCGCGCAATGTGCGTGTATCCGAAGCGCCTTCGCACGGCAAACCGGTTCTGGTGTATGATTTGAAATGCCCCGGCAGCCAAGCCTATATGCACCTTGCGCGTGAAGTGTTGCTGCGCGACCGCGCCATGCTGGCACAAAAGAAATCAAGTCACGAACAACGCGTCGCCTAAGTTTTTTAACGAGCTTTTTTTAAAAAGATAGACCATGACAAATCCATTGCGGAACCCCCAAGGAAACAACACGATGAACGCCCCCATTTCCCAACAGAACAATCCCGCCAAGCCAGCGCGTTTAGGCAAGGGTCTATCAGCGATTTTTGCCGATGAAGATCCAACCGCACCTGACCAAACCGGCAATCCGCGTACATTGCCCGTTACCCAGATTTACCCCAACGCCAAACAGCCGCGTAAGATTTTTGACAAGGCTGCACTGGATGATTTAACCGCGAGCATCAAGGAAAAGGGCATTTTGCAACCCATTTTGGTGCGCCCGCATCCTGATAAATCGAATGCCTATGAAATCGTGGCCGGTGAACGCCGCTGGCGCGCATCGCAGCAAGCGCAATTGCATGAAGTGCCGGTAATTATCCGCGACATCAAAGACCGCGATGCGCTGGAATTCGCGCTGATTGAAAACATGCAGCGCGATGATTTAACGCCGATGGAAGAAGCAGAAACCTTCCAGCGGTTGACATCCGAATTCGGCCACAGCCAGGAAGAGATTGGTACGGCGCTGGGTAAATCACGTACCTATATCGCCAACACGCTTCGCTTGCTGCAATTGCCTGATGCAGTAAAGCAATTGATGCGCGATCATAAAACACTGACCGCAAGCCATGCGCGCGCATTGCTTTCGGCGAAAAACCCGCTGGCACTAGCCAATGAAGTGGTGCAAAGCGGATTATCGGTGCGCCAGACCGAAAACCTTGCCAAGACCAGCCATGATGAAAAAGGCATAGCGGCGGGCGAGGGCGGCAAGCGTAAACCGCAACTGCAACTGCCGAAAACGGCACGCAAAGGCAGCGCGGTACAACGTGGCCAAGCCGCGCGCACCATTACCAGCAATGACAGCGCCGATATTAAAGCACTGGAGCGTGAAGTATCCTCATGGCTCGGGCTTAAAGTCGCGCTCACCCAAAAGGGGGATGGCGGCAAATTGCTGATTGAATATCAGACGCTGGACCAGTTGGAAGACGTGCTGAAACGCCTTTCAATTCCACCTAAGGAATAGGCCGCGAAAAACAACTGATTGATTTCTTAGCGTGTGCCCGGCATGTAAATCGGCCTAATGCCATATGCGCCTGTGCGCGTATCAAATCCGGCGGCGCCATGGGTAACGGTTTTACCGCCAAGGGTTGCATAACCATTCACATTGAATAATTGACGTGTCGCCAAATCAGATGCCCAACCATTCTTGAAATCAAGTTCGGCAGTCTGGATCATTGGCTCAACTTTAGCTGGTTTTGCAGCAACCCGTTCGGTCATACCGCTAAAATTCGTTATAAAAGCATCTACAGCCATGAAAGCACCCGATAAATAAAATGGAATATGGGTGCATCATAGAAAATTATGATTACAGCGACGTTAATGATGGTGCGGATTTAGTTTGAATTTTATGGATGAGATTAAGCTACGTCTGTGCCGGGTTCTGTGGGTTTAATATCGCGCACCAGATGCGGGCGGCCCGCCACAATAACCGTTGATTTGAATTGGTGATTAGCCGCTTTGGGCAAGGCCGCCAAAACTTCGGCAACCGGTTGGTTTACAAGCACAAAACGCTCCCGGCCATTTATCTTCCATGCGATTTTGGTTTGTTGCTCTGGATGCGACCGTTCTTCAGCTTCAACTGCCGTGATGGTGTAATGCGCATAAGCAGGGTTCACCGCCACCATGCCTTCACGCGCCGTAAAGGTTACAAATTCGAGCGCGGCGGCTAATTCTTTTACGCTGCGTCTGGCGGGGATTTGCCCGACATCACGGACATGCACAATCGCTTGTGCGGTATATGGAATTTTACTGGTGTCGAAAAATGAAAATTCGTTGTAAGGCCGGATAAGCATGATGCCGTCTGTTGAAACAGCTGCGCCATTAATCTTCGTACGATGCGGCATTACAAGCTCCCCTTTATTACTCAATAGCGAATTGGGTTTAGGACGGTATGAAAAGCGTAACCGTAAGGCACGAAACTAAAAAGGGAGAAGTGTTTAACCCAAGCAGAAAGGGAAAAAATGAAAGTAATAAGCCCTCTATTCATTAATGGCTTGGGCACTTATAAGGAGCGGGACATATTTAAAAAGAGGCATAAATGGCAAGAAAACCCGTTGTTATTCAAGACGTTCCCGCAGATGTCGCCGCGCGCATCGCCGATGAAATGGTGGAACTAACCCAATCCCGTACACCCGATGCTACGGATGGCGAAGCCTTCGAGCCGCATATGAATAATGCCGCTTCGCCAAATCTTGGGCCGCGCCGTCCATCCCGATTACCGCCAAAGCCAACACCGCGGTACCGCACCTTTGACGATATCAACTAACGCTTCTTTAGGGTGATAATAAACGCACCCGCACCGCCTAATTCGCGCGGCGCGGGCGCTATGCCTGAAATATGCTGTGCGCTTGCCGCATGTGCAGCAAGCCATCGTGATAAGTTCTTCTGCAATACACCTTCGCTATTCGAAGCACTGCCTTTTCCCGTAATAATCAGAACAGTTTTTAAACCGCGCGCAACACTTTGCGCGATGAAGGCGATGGCTTTGCGATATGCCGTATCCTGCGTTAGTCCGTGCAGGTCCAGCCGTGCATCGATGGTGCGTTTCTTGTGTTTGATGTTTGAAAATACATCGGCCGCAATAGCGGGTAATTCGTGTGGTGCTTTTTTAACTGCGGGTTTTGCAATGGGCGTATGGGCTATCGCGTGCCACTTTTTCTTGAACGCTTCGTGTGATGATTTGGTGGAAGGTGGCAATTCCGGCTCTGCGTCCGCTTTGTGTTGGCGTTTTTTCTGATGCTTTTCGGTTTTCTTGTGCGGCTCGATCACTGACGTCGCATGCTTCCACAACGCGCGGTCTTCATCCGTTAAATACGATTTCTTTTTCATAAGTTTCACATGTTTTGGGCGAACCCTCTGCGCTCTTATTCGTCATTCGCTCTGCGCCTTCTTGTTAAAACAAGCGGCGCAACCGCTCGGACGAAGTTGGTGCAACCGGCCCTGCCCTAATAAAAAACCCCGGTATTGCTACCGGGGCTTAGATTAGTTCACCTGCATCCGCGATTAAAGATTATTGCGGAAGCCAATCATGATGACGTGCTTGCTTAAATCGGTTGTTGTAGAGGTTCCATCGCCTGCTTTCAGGGTCAAACCGGTGTTCTGCTGATAACGGTAACCGAAATCAACCATTGAGCTGTTGGAAAGGTTGATACCGAGCCCTGCCATCATCTGCCATACAAAGCCGACATCATTATCATCCATCACCACGCCGGTTGGGCCGGTACCAAGGCGATCAAAATCGCTGTAGCCCAAACCGATACCGCCGCCAAGGTAGGGCGAGAGATAGCGGTTAGCGCGGAAATCAAGATAACCATTGGCCATTAAATCAAGGCTGCGCACAAACCCATATGCAGCAGGGTCGGTGAATTTGGTTGCACCAATTTTATGGCTGTCAACCAAGGCCTGATCATAGGTCAGCTCGATTTCAGCGCGCGGCGCAAGCCAGCTATTGAATGATTTGAACTCGTAACCTGCGGCGGTGCCAAGCTGCCAACCGGTTTCAAATTCCTGTTCCACTTTGCTTCCACCGAAATTGAAACTGGTGCCTTGCGGAATGGTAAGGCCAGAGCGAATGGCGAGATACCATGGGCTGCTGGTGGTTGGATCAAACGCCATGGATGCATCGCCGGACCGCGTTGACGCAGCCGATGCTGTTGGTTGCGGATAGCTGTCTTGCTGAACAGCAAATGCTGTGGACGGCGAATAGATTTGCGTCTGGGTTGTATAGCCTTGCGGTGCATAACCTTGTGCGGGTTGCTGCGAGGCATAGGTATAGGCTTGCGCCTGTGACTGCTGCGCAGCGTCTTGTCCAACGGGTACTTGCGCATATTGCGGCTGTGCATCCGCTGGCGATTGATAGCCGTAATTTGGCGCAGTGTAGGATGGCGCGGACACAGGCGCGTTCGATGCCACCTGATAGGATGACTGGGTGGACGAAGTGCCGTCATAGGTCGGCGACGCCGTGATGCTGCCGGCTGGCGCTGAATAGGTCGGGCTTGGATAAGTTGTAACTGGAACTTGTGCGGTTACAGCCGGCGTGGTCATGGATGGCGGCTGGTAGCTTGGAGGTTGCACGCTAACCGATGGTGCTTGATAGCCCGCAGAATAATTCGGTGCGCTTGCTGTTGGCGCTTGACCACCGTACGCGTAAGCTTGGGTTTGCACATAGCCCGAACCTGCAGGTGCGGTCATAGATTGTGAATATGGGGTTTGTTGTGCGTTTGGTGCGGCACCATAGGGTTGTGGCTGCGCGCCTGCTTGGCCGCCATTTACAACATAGCCCACGCTGGATGCTTGCGGCGTAGTTGTGCCATAGGATGAGATGCGTGTTGCAGGAAGATAGGTTGGAACAACACCGTATTGCGCGGTTGTTACTGGATGCGGCGTTGCTTGGCCATAGCTAACGGCGCCTTGTGAACCATATTGTGAACCATATTGGCCCGAATATTGATTGAGCGGCGCATAACCTTGTTGCGCTTGAAACGATGGCATCATCATGGATTGGGGTTGTGGCGGTGGCAATGGAACAGTGCCATAGCCATAAGGGTCGATATTCGATGCCGAATAATTTTGTGCGAGAACAGGCGCACTAAAAATAAAGGGGGTGAAAAATGAAAGCGCTAAAATAGAAACGGATTTGAGTAATAATTTTTTTGGCAGGATGGGCATGATTTCCTCGTGAGTGGGGGCCTTAGAGTAACGTGTTTGAAGCGGATTTTCTGAATAAAAAATAGAAACTGAATTTGGCGGCGTATCGCTTAGCGGTCAAGCGGAACATTCCGTTTTAGCCCAAAAAATATGTTAATAATAAAGGGGTTAAGATGGTGCACAGTGTTGTCCGCCCGCATTAGCGGGCGAGACCGCAGGATTATCTTCTGGCGCGGTCTTTGGTTACCTGATTAAGTCTTAATCAGGTAACAATACCCACATTTCGCCTTGCGCATTCATCGCGCCAGCGAGCGCTCCAGCGGCATCGCCAGAGCCAAAATAAATATCTCCGCGAATGGTGCCACGAATGGCCGAACCCTTATCGGCTGTGCGTAATTTGCGAATAAAAGGCTTGTTTTGTTCAATTGGATGAGTGGTAGCCACAATGACATCAAGCCCATAGGGCCAGGTGCTGTCATCAATCGCAAGGCTGGCTTCGGGTGTTAACACTTCGCCGCTTGCGCCAATCGGGCCAGCTCCATCAATCATCTTAAAGAAGATGAAGGACGCATTGGAACAAAACACGTCCACTTGTTGTTCGGGGTTGGCGCGCAGCCAAGCCTTGATCGATTGCATGGTGATGGGCAATGGCCCAGATGATGTTTGAAAGGCGCCCATATCCTTCAACGTCTTGCCAATCGCGGTATAGGGGTGGCCCGATTTGGCGGCAAACCCTATGCGAACTATATGCTCAGACGCCGCAAGGCTTCGCTCGCATAAGCTCGCGGGACTGCGGTCGCAGTCCTCATCATGCAGCAGCACAGCAGCGCTGCCTTGCACATGCGCAAAAAATAAATCCACCGCATCATCCGTGTACAACAGTTCAAGGTTTTGTCCATCGAGGGCGCCATTGGCAACATCACGTCGTGTTACCTTGGGCGTGACAGATGGTGCTCTGTACACCGCGTGGATATAGGGGTGTTTTTTGGTGCGGCTGCCGCGCAGCAAGGGTTCAAAATATCCGGTAAACAGGCCTTTTGTTGCGCCATGTTCATCAACAACGCGGTACGGGATCAACCCCGCCTCGGGCACATGCGGAACATCATTCCAAGAAACTTTTTTTAGAAATTTCCTGAAATCTGTCGCCACGTTCTAGTGGATGTAGCCGAGCAGAATTCCGCCAAGCGTGAACTGGCATGCCACACCGACGATGAAGGAAAGCGTGCGAAGAAAAGGAACGCCAAGGGTATAAAGCACGTAATGCGCCGCGCGCGCATAGAAATAGATTTGGCAGGCAAGTGCAGAGGTTGAATTGCCAAAGCCGGAAAAATTCACAATCAGCACCAGCGTTGCAAATACCACCAGATTTTCAACCGCGTTGTAATGTGCGCGTTTCGCGCGCTGCGCCCAATGTGCGCTTAATACGGTATCGCCAAACCGGTCCGTGAATGCCTGAACCGGACCAAGCTGGATGATAAGCCGCGCAATATAGGGAACCCACATCGCCGCGGTCATCAGTGCCGTTAGGGTAAGCCAGAACAATTCAGGTGAAAGGGAAGGGGTTGTCATGAACAGCTCCTATTCTGATTTGGTTTCAGCAAGTTGCCAGTTGGGATTGGTGGATTTGGTATCGCGTTTGAATGTCCAGATATCGGTCAGGCGTTCAAGTTCGCGCCCCGGATCCTTGAGCAGCGTCCCGTTCTTGTCATAGACCATTTTTGATTGGTCGCTGACGCATTGCACGGTAATGAGCGCATAGCTTCCATCCATCGCGGCGCCAATCAAATCCATATCGCGGATGATGACGGTTTTCATTTCCCAGCGCTCGCCCTGCAATTCGCGCGCTGAAATCGCGTTTTCAAACGCTACATACAGTTTGGGCGTGAGCAGGTTCTTCAAGGTCCCGCGTTCACCGGCCGCAAAGGCGCGCACGATAATTTCAAAGGCAAGCCGCGCACCTTTTAAAAAGCTGCGCTCATCAAAGCTGGGATCGGCGCGCTGAATAGAAAAAAGTGCGCCGGCCAAAGATTCCTGCGCGGGCTCTGCGGCAAAGGGCTGGCCGGGAACGGGTGGTTGCAGACCAATAACTTTTTGCGTCGCCAGCGGCAAGGCCAGCAAATCATCCTTGCTGGCTTGCGGTTGGGCTGGTTTCTCGCCAGACGGAGGGGTGGGTTTTTGCGCAAAGGGATTACCCGCGCGCCATGACGGGCGGTTGCTTTCATTCCCGTCGCGCTGACCAAGAATGGTGTAGAGCCGGTAAATCAAAATGCCTGCGATGACTGCGTAAATCAGGGTTTCCAAGGAACAACCTTTAATAAAGATGAGGTTTTAAAATAGCGGGGGCAGCACGCTCGCGCAAGTATGCAAAGGTGAAATGCAAATCACCCACAGATATCACAGTTCAGCCACATTTTCTGATTACTTTAATATTGACCCAGCCTTGAGGAACCATAAGCTTCACGACTGATCTTAAAAAAATACCCCAACGATGAGAAACCCTTAAGGAGACATTTACATGAAAATTGCACGTACGTTAACCACCGCTTTGCTCGCTGTCGCATTGCTCGCACCTGTTGCTGGATTTGCCGCGCCAGCTGCGCCAGGCACAGCGCCAACTGGAGCAAACGCCGGTATTCACCACGTAAGCGCCAAGAAGCACCACCATGCCGTAAAGAAGCATCACCGTGCCAGCAAGAAGCACACCAAAAAAACATCTGCTTCCCAAGCAGCGCCAGCAGCATCCGAAGCTGATGTGGCTGCACCAGAAGCCGGCGCACCTGTAACTCAATAATAGTTCCAGTGTATAATTGATTTTAAAAGGGGGCGAATTTTCGCTCCCTTTTTTATTCGAATGTTGTTATGACCAGTTCATGTATTTTGTTCGTCACGGCCAGTCCGAATTTAATGTTGTCTATTCCGCTACCTTGCAAGATCCGGGTATTCGCGATGCGCCCATTACCAAGCGCGGCGCGGATCAAGCGCTTGGCGCAGCCAAACATCTAAAGAGCAGGCCTATCACCAAAATCATTTGCAGTCCCTACACGCGGGCATTGCAAACGGCTGATATTATCGCCAAGCATTTAGGTATCAAGGAGATG from Alphaproteobacteria bacterium includes:
- a CDS encoding Smr/MutS family protein; its protein translation is MKKKSYLTDEDRALWKHATSVIEPHKKTEKHQKKRQHKADAEPELPPSTKSSHEAFKKKWHAIAHTPIAKPAVKKAPHELPAIAADVFSNIKHKKRTIDARLDLHGLTQDTAYRKAIAFIAQSVARGLKTVLIITGKGSASNSEGVLQKNLSRWLAAHAASAQHISGIAPAPRELGGAGAFIITLKKR
- a CDS encoding MAPEG family protein, whose product is MTTPSLSPELFWLTLTALMTAAMWVPYIARLIIQLGPVQAFTDRFGDTVLSAHWAQRAKRAHYNAVENLVVFATLVLIVNFSGFGNSTSALACQIYFYARAAHYVLYTLGVPFLRTLSFIVGVACQFTLGGILLGYIH
- a CDS encoding Tim44/TimA family putative adaptor protein — its product is METLIYAVIAGILIYRLYTILGQRDGNESNRPSWRAGNPFAQKPTPPSGEKPAQPQASKDDLLALPLATQKVIGLQPPVPGQPFAAEPAQESLAGALFSIQRADPSFDERSFLKGARLAFEIIVRAFAAGERGTLKNLLTPKLYVAFENAISARELQGERWEMKTVIIRDMDLIGAAMDGSYALITVQCVSDQSKMVYDKNGTLLKDPGRELERLTDIWTFKRDTKSTNPNWQLAETKSE
- a CDS encoding AAA family ATPase — protein: MVETFPNCRIIALANQKGGVGKTTTAVNLATALAAVGKKVLVVDADPQGNASTGFGIMRSKRGMGTYELLAAEARVSEVAQATIIPNLSIVTSSTALAGAEIELVSAEQREYRLRNGLEEARDTYDFVLIDCPPSLNMLTLNALVAADDVLVPLQCEFYALEGVSQLVRTIERVKQAFNPDLEIEGVVLTMYDKRNGLSATVEHDVREFFGEKVFETVIPRNVRVSEAPSHGKPVLVYDLKCPGSQAYMHLAREVLLRDRAMLAQKKSSHEQRVA
- a CDS encoding outer membrane beta-barrel protein, which produces MPILPKKLLLKSVSILALSFFTPFIFSAPVLAQNYSASNIDPYGYGTVPLPPPQPQSMMMPSFQAQQGYAPLNQYSGQYGSQYGSQGAVSYGQATPHPVTTAQYGVVPTYLPATRISSYGTTTPQASSVGYVVNGGQAGAQPQPYGAAPNAQQTPYSQSMTAPAGSGYVQTQAYAYGGQAPTASAPNYSAGYQAPSVSVQPPSYQPPSMTTPAVTAQVPVTTYPSPTYSAPAGSITASPTYDGTSSTQSSYQVASNAPVSAPSYTAPNYGYQSPADAQPQYAQVPVGQDAAQQSQAQAYTYASQQPAQGYAPQGYTTQTQIYSPSTAFAVQQDSYPQPTASAASTRSGDASMAFDPTTSSPWYLAIRSGLTIPQGTSFNFGGSKVEQEFETGWQLGTAAGYEFKSFNSWLAPRAEIELTYDQALVDSHKIGATKFTDPAAYGFVRSLDLMANGYLDFRANRYLSPYLGGGIGLGYSDFDRLGTGPTGVVMDDNDVGFVWQMMAGLGINLSNSSMVDFGYRYQQNTGLTLKAGDGTSTTTDLSKHVIMIGFRNNL
- a CDS encoding MltA domain-containing protein — protein: MATDFRKFLKKVSWNDVPHVPEAGLIPYRVVDEHGATKGLFTGYFEPLLRGSRTKKHPYIHAVYRAPSVTPKVTRRDVANGALDGQNLELLYTDDAVDLFFAHVQGSAAVLLHDEDCDRSPASLCERSLAASEHIVRIGFAAKSGHPYTAIGKTLKDMGAFQTSSGPLPITMQSIKAWLRANPEQQVDVFCSNASFIFFKMIDGAGPIGASGEVLTPEASLAIDDSTWPYGLDVIVATTHPIEQNKPFIRKLRTADKGSAIRGTIRGDIYFGSGDAAGALAGAMNAQGEMWVLLPD
- a CDS encoding ParB/RepB/Spo0J family partition protein — translated: MNAPISQQNNPAKPARLGKGLSAIFADEDPTAPDQTGNPRTLPVTQIYPNAKQPRKIFDKAALDDLTASIKEKGILQPILVRPHPDKSNAYEIVAGERRWRASQQAQLHEVPVIIRDIKDRDALEFALIENMQRDDLTPMEEAETFQRLTSEFGHSQEEIGTALGKSRTYIANTLRLLQLPDAVKQLMRDHKTLTASHARALLSAKNPLALANEVVQSGLSVRQTENLAKTSHDEKGIAAGEGGKRKPQLQLPKTARKGSAVQRGQAARTITSNDSADIKALEREVSSWLGLKVALTQKGDGGKLLIEYQTLDQLEDVLKRLSIPPKE
- the rsmG gene encoding 16S rRNA (guanine(527)-N(7))-methyltransferase RsmG, producing the protein MAGFFTEDDFLTATEVSAEVMGKLRHYHAKLLEWNPKINLVSASTLDEAWQRHFMDSAQLYPVYRHSGDQNTTLADMGSGAGFPGMVLAIMGAPNVTLIERDVRKAAFLRTIAAETKTKINLLNLDIKDVTLKFDVITSRALADLSELLEMSEHIRKPSTHCLFLKGKNLDAELVKAQKDWTMAVRKMESVTDNEAYIIRLTELKRISP